Proteins from a single region of Scleropages formosus chromosome 24, fSclFor1.1, whole genome shotgun sequence:
- the cyp24a1 gene encoding 1,25-dihydroxyvitamin D(3) 24-hydroxylase, mitochondrial, giving the protein MRAQIQKAPQILELLKPKKKLKLLGMGMGVQQRKATVSVCALEPKDAARVGAAGSVPQGLSSIPGPTNWPLVGSLVDLLRKGGLKRQHEALIDYHKKFGKIFRMKLGSFESVHIGAPCLLEALYRGESSYPQRLEIKPWKAYRDLRDEAYGLLILEGKDWQRVRSAFQHKLMKPTEVVKLDGKINQVLADFVDRIGRINVKGHIEDLYFELNKWSFETICLVLYDKRFGLLSQEVNEEAINFITAIKTMMNTFGTMMVTPVELHRSLNTKTWQEHTAAWDHIFSTAKSYIDRRLKRHASKPTDDFLCDIYRRSRLTRKELYAATTELQIGGVETTANSLLWALFNLSRNPRCQSELLREVRAVVPGDEAPNAQHLKSMSYLKACLKESMRLTPSIPFTSRTLDKDTVLGDYVLPKGTVLMINSHALGSSEEYFDDGKRFKPERWLQEKSSINPFAHVPFGIGKRMCIGRRLAELQLQLALAWLIRDYEIVATDQDPVEAIHAGTLIPSRELPVAFIRR; this is encoded by the exons ATGAGAGCTCAGATCCAGAAAGCCCCACAGATCCTGGAGCTGCTGAAGCCCAAGAAGAAGCtgaagctgctggggatgggAATGGGGGTGCAGCAGCGCAAAGCGACCGTTTCGGTTTGCGCCCTAGAGCCTAAGGATGCTGCGCGGGTGGGCGCCGCGGGCTCCGTGCCACAAGGGCTCTCCAGCATCCCCGGACCCACGAACTGGCCCCTGGTGGGCAGCCTGGTGGACCTGCTCCGCAAAGGGGGGCTCAAACGGCAGCACGAAGCGctg atCGACTACCACAAGAAGTTCGGCAAGATCTTCAGGATGAAGCTGGGCTCCTTCGAGTCGGTGCACATCGGAGCGCCCTGCCTGCTGGAGGCGCTCTACAGGGGCGAGAGCAGCTACCCGCAGCGCCTCGAGATCAAGCCCTGGAAAGCCTACCGGGACCTGAGGGACGAGGCGTACGGGCTCCTCATCCT GGAGGGGAAGGACTGGCAGAGGGTGCGGAGCGCCTTCCAGCACAAGCTCATGAAACCCACGGAGGTGGTGAAGCTGGACGGCAAAATAAACCAG GTTTTGGCTGATTTTGTTGATAGGATTGGAAGAATAAACGTCAAAGGTCACATTGAGGACTTGTATTTTGAGCTGAACAAATGGTCTTTTGAAA ccATTTGCCTTGTGCTCTATGACAAGAGATTTGGGCTCCTTAGTCAGGAGGTAAACGAAGAAGCCATTAACTTTATTACAGCAATTAAAACG ATGATGAACACATTTGGCACAATGATGGTGACCCCAGTGGAGCTCCACAGAAGCCTGAACACGAAGACGTGGCAGGAACACACGGCCGCATGGGACCACATCTTCAGCACGG CGAAGTCGTACATCGACAGGCGTCTGAAGCGGCACGCGAGCAAACCCACAGACGACTTCCTGTGTGACATCTACCGTCGCAGCCGCCTGACCCGGAAAGAGCTGTACGCGGCCACGACGGAGCTGCAGATCGGAGGGGTGGAGACG ACGGCCAATAGTTTACTGTGGGCCCTCTTCAACCTGTCCCGCAACCCACGGTGCCAGAGCGAGCTGCTGCGGGAGGTCAGAGCCGTGGTGCCGGGAGACGAGGCGCCGAACGCCCAGCACCTCAAAAGCATGTCATACCTCAAGGCGTGCCTCAAGGAGTCCATGcg GTTGACTCCCTCTATTCCGTTCACGAGCAGGACTTTGGATAAAGACACCGTTCTCGGAGATTATGTCCTCCCCAAAGGA ACGGTGTTGATGATAAACAGTCACGCCTTGGGCTCCAGCGAAGAATACTTTGATGACGGGAAACGGTTCAAGCCAGAGAGGTGGTTGCAGGAGAAGAGCAGCATAAACCCATTTGCGCACGTGCCCTTCGGCATCGGAAAGAGGATGTGCATCGGACGGCGCCTTGCCGAGCTGCAGCTGCAACTGGCTCTGGCTTGG CTGATCAGGGACTACGAGATTGTGGCGACGGATCAGGATCCAGTGGAGGCCATTCATGCGGGGACCCTCATTCCGAGCCGTGAACTGCCGGTGGCTTTTATCAGACGATGA